The following are from one region of the Quadrisphaera setariae genome:
- a CDS encoding ATP-dependent DNA ligase — translation MPPVAPMLAKGVKDVTTVPAPSSVAGGLLYEPKWDGFRCIVFKDGDEVELGSRGSKPLTRYFPELVAHLRAQLPDRCVVDGEVVVRRGEPGAERLDWEALAQRIHPAASRITLLSQQTPASFVAFDLLALADDDLTARPFSERRTALEQALGGVTAPVHLTRTTTDAALAQEWLQTFEGAGLDGVVAKPLAAPYSPGKRVMLKVKHARTADVVVVGYRVHKSGAGVGSLLLGLHDDDGQLRQVGGASAFTDRVRLELEAELQPLVLRDDDGAPRRQAGEKNRFAAADKDASWIPLQPDLVAEVKYDQLEGDRFRHTVQLARWRPDRDPGSCRFDQLDVPADYDLADVLTGG, via the coding sequence ATGCCGCCCGTCGCGCCGATGCTGGCCAAGGGCGTGAAGGACGTCACCACCGTGCCCGCGCCGAGCTCCGTGGCGGGCGGCCTGCTCTACGAGCCGAAGTGGGACGGGTTCCGCTGCATCGTCTTCAAGGACGGTGACGAGGTGGAGCTCGGCAGCCGCGGCTCCAAGCCCCTGACGCGGTACTTCCCCGAGCTGGTCGCGCACCTGCGGGCCCAGCTGCCCGACCGATGCGTCGTGGACGGCGAGGTGGTGGTCCGCCGCGGCGAGCCCGGCGCCGAGCGCCTGGACTGGGAGGCGCTCGCCCAGCGCATCCACCCCGCCGCGAGCCGCATCACGCTCCTGTCGCAGCAGACCCCCGCCTCGTTCGTGGCGTTCGACCTGCTGGCCCTGGCCGACGACGACCTCACGGCCCGCCCGTTCTCCGAGCGCCGCACCGCGCTCGAGCAGGCCCTCGGCGGCGTCACCGCGCCCGTCCACCTCACCCGGACCACCACCGACGCCGCCCTGGCCCAGGAGTGGCTCCAGACCTTCGAGGGCGCCGGCCTGGACGGCGTGGTGGCCAAGCCGCTGGCCGCCCCCTACTCCCCCGGCAAGCGCGTCATGCTCAAGGTGAAGCACGCGCGGACAGCGGACGTCGTCGTCGTCGGCTACCGGGTGCACAAGTCGGGCGCCGGCGTGGGCTCCCTGCTGCTGGGCCTCCACGACGACGACGGCCAGCTGCGGCAGGTCGGCGGAGCCAGCGCGTTCACCGACAGGGTGCGCCTCGAGCTCGAGGCGGAGCTGCAGCCGCTGGTGCTGCGCGACGACGACGGCGCGCCCCGGCGGCAGGCCGGCGAGAAGAACCGGTTCGCGGCGGCGGACAAGGACGCCAGCTGGATCCCCCTGCAGCCCGACCTCGTCGCCGAGGTGAAGTACGACCAGCTGGAGGGCGACAGGTTCCGCCACACCGTGCAGCTGGCGCGCTGGAGGCCCGACCGCGACCCGGGCTCGTGCCGCTTCGACCAGCTCGACGTGCCGGCCGACTACGACCTCGCGGACGTCCTCACGGGCGGATAG
- a CDS encoding 2'-5' RNA ligase family protein, giving the protein MTTGLPATEEPVLLSDHWWWRPGWRVGRRMWTWHVTFDGDRGADLHALAAAHAPLLDVPGLDVVPAPWLHLTVHGVAFTDEVDDDDVDRVVAAARTRLAALEAFDVQLGPAVLHGGGALLPAAPAEPFHALQRELRAAVADVLGPDRVEGDGAGFRPHVSLAYSNRAWDATALAERVRAVEPAVARVRVSEAQLIRLGRDEHLYRWDAAHPAPLGRSAR; this is encoded by the coding sequence TGGTGGTGGCGGCCCGGCTGGCGCGTCGGGCGCCGCATGTGGACCTGGCACGTCACCTTCGACGGCGACCGCGGCGCTGACCTGCACGCTCTCGCCGCGGCGCACGCGCCGCTGCTCGACGTGCCCGGTCTCGACGTCGTCCCCGCGCCCTGGCTCCACCTGACGGTCCACGGTGTCGCCTTCACCGACGAGGTGGACGACGACGACGTCGACCGCGTGGTCGCCGCGGCGCGCACGCGCCTGGCCGCGCTCGAGGCCTTCGACGTCCAGCTCGGGCCGGCGGTCCTGCACGGCGGGGGCGCGCTGCTCCCCGCCGCGCCCGCCGAGCCCTTCCACGCTCTGCAGCGCGAGCTGCGGGCCGCCGTCGCCGACGTCCTCGGTCCCGACCGGGTCGAGGGCGACGGCGCCGGCTTCCGCCCCCACGTCTCGCTGGCCTACAGCAACCGCGCTTGGGACGCGACGGCGCTCGCGGAGCGGGTGCGCGCCGTGGAGCCGGCCGTCGCGCGCGTGCGTGTCAGCGAGGCGCAGCTCATCCGGCTCGGCCGCGACGAGCACCTCTACCGCTGGGACGCCGCCCACCCCGCGCCGCTGGGGCGCTCAGCGCGGTGA
- a CDS encoding APC family permease, with product MTTTTGLRRELGLRDAVVVGLGAMLGAGVFGAVGTAAAAVGPSAPGLFAALALAALVATCNATSTARLAGLHPLAGGAYAYGRRELGQRWGFAAGWAFVVGKTASCAAIALVAGAAVWPEHPGVPAAVVVVLFTALTCAGVQRTARVTAVLVVVVLGVLAVSLGAAAGGGLDLSGLTGATAGAAPLGVLQAAGLLFFAFAGYARIATLGEEVRDPERTIGRAVAIALAVVLVVYAAVVVVVLGVLGTTATAASTLPLRDAVAAGPAPQLAVLVTVGAAVAALGSLLTVMTGVGRTALAMARDHELPAPLAATSPRSGAPAVAQLAVGAVVVALVLTTDLRGAIAASSTGVLVYYAVANLAAWARAGRDPQRRAWERPVAGLGLLGCLVLVVALPPAAVAAGLAVLAAGLAGRALLRRGISPRRRAPGRG from the coding sequence GTGACCACCACCACGGGTCTGCGGCGAGAGCTCGGGCTGCGCGACGCCGTCGTCGTCGGGCTGGGCGCCATGCTCGGCGCGGGCGTCTTCGGGGCCGTCGGCACCGCCGCCGCGGCCGTCGGCCCGTCAGCGCCCGGCCTGTTCGCGGCGCTCGCGCTCGCGGCGCTGGTCGCCACCTGCAACGCCACCTCCACGGCCCGGCTCGCCGGCCTGCACCCGCTCGCCGGGGGCGCGTACGCCTACGGGCGTCGTGAGCTGGGCCAGCGGTGGGGCTTCGCCGCCGGGTGGGCGTTCGTGGTCGGCAAGACCGCCAGCTGCGCCGCCATCGCCCTGGTGGCCGGCGCCGCGGTCTGGCCGGAGCACCCGGGTGTGCCAGCAGCCGTCGTGGTGGTGCTCTTCACCGCCCTAACGTGCGCGGGCGTGCAGCGCACCGCTCGCGTGACCGCGGTGCTCGTCGTCGTCGTCCTGGGGGTCCTCGCCGTGAGCCTCGGCGCGGCGGCCGGCGGCGGCCTCGACCTCTCCGGCCTCACCGGCGCCACCGCCGGAGCGGCGCCGCTCGGCGTGCTCCAGGCGGCGGGCCTGCTGTTCTTCGCCTTCGCCGGGTACGCGCGCATCGCGACGCTCGGCGAGGAGGTCCGCGACCCGGAGCGGACCATCGGCCGGGCCGTGGCGATCGCGCTGGCCGTGGTGCTCGTCGTCTACGCGGCGGTGGTCGTAGTCGTCCTCGGGGTGCTCGGGACGACGGCGACCGCCGCCAGCACCCTCCCGCTGCGCGACGCCGTGGCCGCCGGACCCGCCCCGCAGCTCGCGGTGCTCGTCACCGTCGGCGCTGCCGTCGCGGCGCTCGGGTCGCTGCTGACGGTGATGACCGGTGTCGGTCGGACGGCGCTCGCCATGGCCCGCGACCACGAGCTGCCCGCACCCCTGGCCGCCACCAGCCCGCGCAGCGGTGCGCCGGCGGTGGCGCAGCTGGCGGTCGGTGCCGTCGTCGTCGCGCTGGTCCTCACCACCGACCTGCGCGGCGCCATCGCCGCCAGCTCGACCGGTGTGCTCGTGTACTACGCCGTGGCCAACCTCGCAGCGTGGGCGCGCGCGGGACGCGACCCCCAGCGCCGCGCCTGGGAGCGACCGGTCGCGGGGCTGGGGCTGCTCGGCTGCCTCGTGCTGGTGGTGGCGCTGCCGCCCGCCGCCGTGGCCGCCGGACTGGCGGTGCTGGCGGCGGGCCTGGCCGGCCGCGCCCTCCTGCGGAGGGGGATCAGCCCTCGGCGCCGGGCTCCAGGTCGAGGCTGA
- the msrB gene encoding peptide-methionine (R)-S-oxide reductase MsrB, translating to MTAHPTSSRQYPVAKSDTEWRQQLSPAEYRVLREAGTERAWVGEYTDTETEGVYRCKACSAELFRSTTKFHSNCGWPSFYAPSESDAVELITDRSLGMVRTEVRCASCGSHLGHVFEGEGFPTPTDQRYCINSISLDLEPGAEG from the coding sequence ATGACCGCTCACCCGACCTCCAGCCGCCAGTACCCCGTGGCCAAGTCCGACACCGAGTGGCGCCAGCAGCTCTCCCCCGCCGAGTACCGCGTGCTGCGCGAGGCCGGCACGGAGCGCGCCTGGGTCGGTGAGTACACCGACACCGAGACCGAGGGCGTGTACCGCTGCAAGGCGTGCAGCGCGGAGCTGTTCCGCTCCACCACCAAGTTCCACTCGAACTGCGGGTGGCCGTCGTTCTACGCGCCGAGCGAGTCCGACGCGGTGGAGCTGATCACCGACAGGTCGCTGGGGATGGTGCGCACCGAGGTGCGCTGCGCCTCCTGCGGCTCGCACCTGGGCCACGTCTTCGAGGGCGAGGGGTTCCCCACGCCCACCGACCAGCGCTACTGCATCAACTCGATCAGCCTCGACCTGGAGCCCGGCGCCGAGGGCTGA
- the glgX gene encoding glycogen debranching protein GlgX: MASRVEPGLPYPLGVTLRAGGINVALPSETAESVELCLFDASGKEERVELPEKSGHVFHGFIPGIGAGQRYGFRVHGAWDPARGLRHNPHKLLLDPWARAVEGAFGAGEEVFGHHWDDAAKLNEADSAGSVPRSVVVDESFDWGDDTPPRTPLHSTVVYETHVKGLTHTHPDVPEEIRGTYAGLAHPAITSYLTSLGVTSVELLPVHQFVQDSHLEEKGLRNYWGYNSIGFLAPHGEYAAAGDGGGQVAEFKQMVKDLHAAGLEVILDVVYNHTAEGNDQGPTFSLKGIDNGSFYRLVEGDEGHYFDTSGTGNSLNASHPAALGLVMDSLRYWVQEMHVDGFRFDLATTLTRQGGEMDVHSAFLTLVHQDPVLAPVKMIAEPWDTAGYQVGGFPARWSEWNGKYRDDVRDFWRGEEGVLGAFAHRVTGSGDIYGGAPGTGGRDPLCSINFITAHDGFTLHDLTSYDAKHNDANGEGNNDGESDNKSWGCGAEGPTDDDGINELRTRQRKNLLATLLLSHGVPMVLGGDEMGRTQGGNNNAYCQDSEISWFDWSAVDSELVDFTEELTSLRREHPALRPRHFGDVDVEMRRADGPEMGDADWAEPLNKALTIHLTGPRSDGADDVEEFMLMVNGSEGVVEFTVPTRTDSGTDPEAEGLPGWKLVLSTDPEQHVKKRGLAPGQQILVRDRSLTLLHRVD, translated from the coding sequence CTGGCATCCCGCGTCGAGCCAGGCCTGCCCTACCCGCTCGGCGTGACCCTGCGCGCCGGCGGCATCAACGTGGCGCTCCCCTCGGAGACCGCCGAGTCCGTGGAGCTGTGCCTGTTCGACGCGTCCGGGAAGGAGGAGCGCGTGGAGCTGCCGGAGAAGTCCGGCCACGTCTTCCACGGCTTCATCCCGGGCATCGGAGCCGGCCAGCGGTACGGGTTCCGCGTGCACGGCGCCTGGGACCCCGCGCGCGGCCTGCGGCACAACCCCCACAAGCTGCTGCTCGACCCCTGGGCCCGGGCGGTCGAGGGCGCCTTCGGCGCCGGCGAGGAGGTGTTCGGGCACCACTGGGACGACGCCGCCAAGCTCAACGAGGCCGACTCCGCCGGCTCGGTGCCGCGCTCCGTCGTCGTCGACGAGTCCTTCGACTGGGGCGACGACACGCCCCCGCGGACCCCGCTGCACAGCACGGTGGTCTACGAGACCCACGTCAAGGGCCTGACGCACACCCACCCCGACGTCCCCGAGGAGATCCGCGGGACCTACGCCGGCCTGGCCCACCCCGCCATCACGAGCTACCTCACGAGCCTCGGCGTGACCAGCGTGGAGCTGCTGCCGGTCCACCAGTTCGTGCAGGACTCCCACCTGGAGGAGAAGGGCCTGCGCAACTACTGGGGCTACAACTCCATCGGGTTCCTCGCGCCGCACGGGGAGTACGCCGCCGCCGGGGACGGCGGCGGGCAGGTCGCCGAGTTCAAGCAGATGGTCAAGGACCTGCACGCCGCAGGGCTCGAGGTGATCCTCGACGTCGTCTACAACCACACCGCCGAGGGCAACGACCAGGGCCCCACCTTCAGCCTCAAGGGCATCGACAACGGCTCCTTCTACCGGCTGGTGGAGGGCGACGAGGGCCACTACTTCGACACCTCCGGCACCGGCAACAGCCTCAACGCCTCCCACCCCGCGGCGCTCGGGCTGGTCATGGACTCGCTGCGGTACTGGGTGCAGGAGATGCACGTCGACGGGTTCCGCTTCGACCTGGCCACCACGCTGACCCGCCAGGGCGGCGAGATGGACGTGCACAGCGCGTTCCTGACGCTGGTCCACCAGGACCCGGTGCTCGCACCGGTGAAGATGATCGCCGAGCCGTGGGACACCGCCGGCTACCAGGTGGGCGGCTTCCCGGCGCGGTGGAGCGAGTGGAACGGCAAGTACCGCGACGACGTGCGCGACTTCTGGCGCGGCGAGGAGGGCGTGCTCGGCGCGTTCGCGCACCGCGTGACGGGCTCCGGCGACATCTACGGCGGTGCACCGGGCACCGGCGGTCGCGACCCGCTGTGCAGCATCAACTTCATCACCGCGCACGACGGCTTCACGCTGCACGACCTCACCAGCTACGACGCGAAGCACAACGACGCGAACGGCGAGGGCAACAACGACGGCGAGAGCGACAACAAGAGCTGGGGCTGCGGCGCCGAAGGACCGACGGACGACGACGGCATCAACGAGCTGCGGACCCGCCAGCGGAAGAACCTGCTGGCCACGCTGCTGCTGTCGCACGGCGTCCCGATGGTCCTCGGCGGCGACGAGATGGGCCGCACGCAGGGCGGCAACAACAACGCCTACTGCCAGGACAGCGAGATCTCCTGGTTCGACTGGTCCGCCGTCGACTCCGAGCTCGTGGACTTCACCGAGGAGCTCACCTCCCTGCGGCGCGAGCACCCGGCGCTGCGTCCGCGGCACTTCGGTGACGTCGACGTGGAGATGCGCCGCGCCGACGGCCCGGAGATGGGCGACGCCGACTGGGCCGAGCCGCTCAACAAGGCGCTGACGATCCACCTCACGGGTCCGCGCTCGGACGGCGCGGACGACGTCGAGGAGTTCATGCTCATGGTCAACGGCTCCGAGGGCGTCGTGGAGTTCACCGTGCCCACGCGGACGGACTCCGGCACCGACCCCGAGGCCGAGGGGCTGCCCGGCTGGAAGCTCGTGCTCTCCACCGACCCCGAGCAGCACGTCAAGAAGCGGGGCCTGGCGCCCGGCCAGCAGATCCTCGTGCGGGACCGCTCGCTGACGCTGCTGCACCGCGTCGACTGA
- a CDS encoding SufE family protein, translated as MSAAQDLPPKLADVVDDFAAVSERERLQLLLEFSEGLPELPERYREHPELLEPVPECQSPVFVVTELEDADDATPALDRTVRVFATAPREAPTTRGFAGILVEGLDGLPASELLAVPDDVSDRLGLARAVSPLRLRGMAGMLGRIKRQVRESASA; from the coding sequence GTGAGCGCGGCCCAGGACCTGCCCCCGAAGCTCGCCGACGTCGTCGACGACTTCGCCGCCGTCAGCGAGCGGGAACGGCTGCAGCTGCTGCTGGAGTTCAGCGAGGGCCTGCCCGAGCTGCCCGAGCGCTACCGCGAGCACCCCGAGCTGCTCGAGCCGGTGCCGGAGTGCCAGTCACCGGTGTTCGTGGTCACCGAGCTCGAGGACGCTGACGACGCCACTCCGGCGCTGGACCGCACGGTCCGCGTCTTCGCGACCGCCCCGCGGGAGGCCCCGACCACGCGCGGCTTCGCGGGGATCCTCGTCGAGGGCCTGGACGGGCTGCCCGCGTCCGAGCTGCTCGCCGTCCCCGACGACGTCAGCGACCGGCTGGGCCTGGCCCGCGCGGTGAGCCCGCTGCGCCTGCGCGGCATGGCGGGCATGCTCGGCCGCATCAAGCGGCAGGTGCGGGAGAGCGCCTCCGCCTGA
- a CDS encoding DoxX family protein, whose protein sequence is MSRTTPLGTGPTAPVALAVLLGTAGAAHFAAPGPFERIVPRALGRPGPWVAASGVAELACAGALLAPGTRRWAGLASAVLFAAVYPANVTMAVQALRSERAPGWYRAVALARLPLQLPLVAWGLRVASAAPRREPLLAARPAAGGRA, encoded by the coding sequence ATGAGCCGAACCACGCCGCTCGGCACCGGTCCCACCGCCCCGGTGGCGCTCGCGGTGCTGCTGGGGACGGCGGGCGCAGCCCACTTCGCGGCCCCGGGGCCGTTCGAGCGGATCGTGCCCCGGGCGCTGGGGCGCCCCGGCCCGTGGGTCGCGGCCTCCGGCGTCGCCGAGCTGGCGTGCGCCGGGGCCCTGCTGGCCCCGGGCACGCGCCGGTGGGCGGGCCTGGCCAGCGCCGTGCTGTTCGCCGCCGTCTACCCCGCCAACGTGACCATGGCCGTGCAGGCCCTGCGCAGCGAGCGGGCACCGGGCTGGTACCGGGCGGTGGCCCTGGCGCGCCTGCCGCTGCAGCTGCCCCTGGTGGCGTGGGGGCTGCGGGTGGCGTCCGCCGCGCCGCGGCGCGAGCCGCTCCTCGCGGCCCGGCCAGCAGCGGGGGGGCGTGCATGA
- a CDS encoding alpha/beta hydrolase family protein, whose amino-acid sequence MSTTGAPGGGDVAAAAVRAASLTRAVVRSAVVGGAVGLAASAAASALATHFARRVVTPEKVRVDDVRVLAVEPDRVVLAASDLTLAPGRYGLWTDGGATHSQLGDVIGVDEPGTGSSGGAGAGRGAGRARTVVRHLIGTDAGALRPGPGRWSGWFHTGDPGRALGLPFDDAVVTSPVGELPAWLVHPADGELRGKVWAVLVHGRGGTREECLRALPVLHRLGVPALVPSYRNDPGVPASPSGRYGLGDTEWEDVEAAVLHALDAGAREVVLVGWSMGGAIVLSALSRSWTADRVRAVVLDGPVLDWRSVLQHQARVHRVPPPLGRAGTALMGSPLARAALGVEGPLDLDRLDWVTRAEELRVPVLLLHGEADAVVPVGSSRMLAAARPDLVTLLEFPGAGHCREWNSDPDRWEREVARFLLEHL is encoded by the coding sequence ATGAGCACCACCGGAGCCCCCGGCGGGGGCGACGTCGCGGCCGCCGCTGTGCGCGCGGCGTCCCTGACCCGCGCCGTCGTCCGCAGCGCCGTGGTGGGCGGAGCCGTCGGGCTGGCGGCCTCGGCGGCGGCGTCGGCCCTGGCCACGCACTTCGCACGGCGCGTGGTGACGCCCGAGAAGGTCAGGGTCGACGACGTCCGCGTGCTCGCCGTCGAGCCCGACCGCGTGGTGCTCGCCGCCAGCGACCTCACCCTCGCGCCGGGCCGCTACGGCCTGTGGACCGACGGAGGGGCCACCCACTCCCAGCTCGGCGACGTCATCGGCGTGGACGAGCCCGGGACGGGCAGCAGCGGCGGCGCGGGGGCCGGTCGCGGCGCGGGCCGGGCCAGGACCGTGGTGCGCCACCTCATCGGCACCGACGCCGGCGCGCTGCGCCCCGGTCCCGGGCGCTGGAGCGGCTGGTTCCACACCGGCGACCCCGGCCGGGCGCTCGGGCTGCCCTTCGACGACGCGGTGGTCACCTCGCCGGTGGGTGAGCTGCCCGCCTGGCTGGTGCACCCCGCCGACGGCGAGCTGCGCGGCAAGGTCTGGGCGGTCCTCGTCCACGGCCGCGGTGGCACGCGCGAGGAGTGCCTGCGCGCACTGCCGGTGCTGCACCGCCTCGGCGTGCCCGCCCTCGTGCCCAGCTACCGCAACGACCCCGGCGTCCCCGCCAGCCCGTCGGGCCGCTACGGCCTGGGCGACACCGAGTGGGAGGACGTCGAGGCCGCCGTCCTGCACGCCCTCGACGCCGGCGCGCGCGAGGTCGTGCTCGTCGGGTGGTCGATGGGCGGGGCCATCGTGCTGTCGGCCCTGTCGCGCTCGTGGACGGCGGACCGGGTGCGCGCCGTGGTGCTCGACGGCCCGGTGCTCGACTGGCGCAGCGTGCTGCAGCACCAGGCGCGCGTCCACCGCGTGCCGCCGCCGCTGGGGCGTGCGGGCACCGCGCTCATGGGCTCGCCGCTCGCCCGAGCGGCGCTCGGCGTGGAGGGTCCCCTCGACCTGGACCGGCTCGACTGGGTCACGCGCGCGGAGGAGCTGCGCGTGCCGGTGCTCCTGCTGCACGGCGAGGCCGACGCGGTGGTCCCGGTGGGCTCCAGCCGCATGCTCGCCGCTGCCCGCCCCGACCTCGTGACGCTGCTCGAGTTCCCCGGCGCCGGGCACTGCCGGGAGTGGAACTCCGACCCCGACCGGTGGGAGCGCGAGGTCGCCCGGTTCCTCCTCGAGCACCTCTGA
- a CDS encoding LysE family translocator, which produces MSVHEAVAGFALVAALLTLVPGLDTALVLRTSLTSRRRSALATAGGIQVGCLAWGAAAALGATAVLAASQTAYRVLTLAGAAYLLWTGVRLLVAGFRKTPHDDGAHAGPRPAAGVSAGRGFTTGLVTNLLNPKVGVFYLATIPQFSAVGVPPLAMGLLLAGVHCAIGAVWLSALVIGSSALGPRMASTSFARWVDRVTGGVLVLFGVRVALSARAL; this is translated from the coding sequence ATGTCGGTGCACGAGGCGGTCGCGGGGTTCGCGCTGGTGGCGGCGCTGCTGACGCTGGTGCCGGGGCTCGACACGGCGCTGGTGCTGCGCACGTCGCTCACCAGCCGGCGCCGCAGCGCCCTGGCCACAGCGGGTGGCATCCAGGTCGGCTGCCTGGCGTGGGGCGCGGCCGCGGCGCTGGGGGCCACCGCCGTGCTCGCGGCGTCGCAGACGGCGTACCGCGTGCTGACCCTGGCCGGCGCGGCCTACCTCCTGTGGACGGGCGTGCGCCTGCTCGTCGCGGGCTTCCGCAAGACCCCTCACGACGACGGCGCGCACGCCGGCCCCCGCCCCGCGGCCGGCGTCTCGGCCGGTCGCGGCTTCACCACCGGTCTGGTCACCAACCTGCTCAACCCCAAGGTCGGCGTCTTCTACCTCGCGACCATCCCGCAGTTCTCCGCCGTCGGCGTCCCGCCGCTGGCCATGGGCCTGCTGCTGGCGGGGGTGCACTGCGCCATCGGGGCGGTGTGGCTGAGCGCGCTGGTGATCGGCAGCTCCGCCCTGGGCCCGCGCATGGCGTCCACGTCGTTCGCGCGCTGGGTCGACAGGGTCACCGGCGGGGTGCTGGTGCTCTTCGGCGTCCGGGTGGCCCTGTCCGCCCGCGCCCTCTGA
- a CDS encoding phosphatase PAP2 family protein, with translation MALGTPPDASAPPVATVEVPSRRHRHRVLLLAAGTAAITGGLAVIGSVALGIPMRDPDGFLGPGWVRMPAIVAICLLIDVLPRAAWRLRGHPDLRSPRGFVESVRDVAVARWPWRRLVPVLVAVASFYITYVGYRNLKNFLPFIHEGSQDLALVASDRLLAFGNNPAEVLHAVLGTGFSAHVLSFVYMGYLIFVPVSVAVALIFWKHLSHGLWYVTALCLNWALGAASYYLIPASGPFYALPWDFSDLSRTDVTGLQAALVRNRSIVMADPDVSGTVSGIAAFASLHVSVVFTAALIVQLIRMPKLVRRAMWTFFVLTVLATIYFGWHYIVDDLAGMAIGGIAVWAGAWATGNLRDPSKRPEDEDDVAGSADAVEARRRAAPVA, from the coding sequence ATGGCCCTCGGTACCCCGCCTGATGCGTCCGCGCCTCCAGTCGCCACCGTCGAGGTCCCGAGCCGCCGCCACCGCCACCGCGTGCTCCTCCTGGCCGCTGGCACCGCCGCCATCACCGGAGGTCTCGCGGTCATCGGGTCCGTCGCGCTGGGGATCCCCATGCGCGACCCGGACGGCTTCCTCGGTCCCGGCTGGGTGCGGATGCCCGCCATCGTGGCGATCTGCCTGCTCATCGACGTGCTGCCCCGCGCCGCGTGGCGCCTGCGGGGCCACCCGGACCTGCGCTCGCCGCGCGGCTTCGTGGAGTCCGTGCGCGACGTCGCCGTCGCCCGCTGGCCGTGGCGCCGCCTGGTGCCGGTGCTCGTGGCGGTCGCCAGCTTCTACATCACCTACGTCGGGTACCGGAACCTCAAGAACTTCCTCCCCTTCATCCACGAGGGCTCGCAGGACCTGGCCCTCGTGGCCAGCGACCGGCTGCTGGCGTTCGGCAACAACCCCGCCGAGGTCCTGCACGCAGTGCTCGGGACCGGGTTCTCCGCCCACGTGCTGTCGTTCGTGTACATGGGGTACCTGATCTTCGTCCCCGTCTCCGTGGCGGTGGCGCTGATCTTCTGGAAGCACCTGTCGCACGGTCTCTGGTACGTCACCGCGCTCTGCCTGAACTGGGCGCTCGGTGCCGCCAGCTACTACCTGATCCCGGCGTCCGGGCCGTTCTACGCCCTCCCCTGGGACTTCAGCGACCTCTCCCGCACCGACGTGACGGGGCTGCAGGCGGCGCTGGTGCGCAACCGCTCCATCGTCATGGCGGACCCCGACGTGTCCGGCACCGTCTCCGGCATCGCCGCGTTCGCGTCGCTCCACGTGTCCGTGGTCTTCACCGCCGCGCTGATCGTGCAGCTCATCCGCATGCCCAAGCTCGTGCGCCGCGCCATGTGGACCTTCTTCGTGCTGACGGTGCTGGCCACCATCTACTTCGGCTGGCACTACATCGTCGACGACCTGGCCGGCATGGCCATCGGCGGCATCGCCGTGTGGGCCGGCGCCTGGGCCACCGGCAACCTGCGCGACCCGAGCAAGCGACCCGAGGACGAGGACGACGTCGCCGGCAGTGCCGACGCCGTCGAGGCGCGCCGCCGGGCAGCACCGGTCGCCTGA
- a CDS encoding GNAT family N-acetyltransferase, translating into MTGTAVQRAAWRDLDPATAYAVLKLRVDVFVVEQECPYPELDGRDLEPDADHLWVAGPGGSAVGAYLRVLAGRSGPDAAHADPAGARRVGRVVTAPAERGHGLAGLLLDDVVAREGHRPLVLDAQAHLEGWYARWGFEVSGPGFLEDGIPHVPMTRSPR; encoded by the coding sequence GTGACCGGAACTGCCGTGCAGCGCGCCGCCTGGCGAGACCTCGACCCCGCGACGGCCTACGCCGTCCTCAAGCTGCGCGTCGACGTCTTCGTCGTGGAGCAGGAGTGCCCCTACCCCGAGCTGGACGGGCGCGACCTCGAGCCCGACGCCGACCACCTGTGGGTGGCCGGGCCCGGCGGCTCGGCCGTCGGCGCGTACCTGCGGGTGCTGGCCGGGCGCTCCGGCCCGGACGCGGCGCACGCGGACCCCGCGGGCGCGCGGCGCGTCGGCCGGGTGGTGACGGCGCCGGCCGAGCGCGGGCACGGGCTGGCGGGGCTGCTGCTGGACGACGTGGTCGCGCGCGAGGGCCACCGGCCGCTGGTGCTCGACGCGCAGGCGCACCTGGAGGGCTGGTACGCCCGCTGGGGCTTCGAGGTCAGCGGGCCGGGGTTCCTCGAGGACGGCATCCCGCACGTGCCGATGACCCGCTCACCGCGCTGA